A genomic window from Candidatus Edwardsbacteria bacterium includes:
- a CDS encoding Na/Pi cotransporter family protein: MSRIPKILLLGLAAGLFSMPLWGADHRISKAVDALGSDVSGDRQAVTIGKPAGHPLVVQITDARGRPVAGARVVFLPVGEGTAQLEPDTAVSDLKGNAISRIVPQRQLGNIYVQAQLAADPRKAVTFSFNSYQNHWWLISLLGAVGGLVLFLFGIRFCSRGLQKAAGTKLKQMLWSLTDNRFKGLGVGILVTAIVQSSTATTVMLVSLTNAGLISLSQVLGVILGADIGTTITVQLIAFKLSDYCLALVVAGFLAMMLAGKRPWRYYPQIVFGFGLIFFGMKLTADSLLPLKSMPWFLALFAGMGSLPLLGVLIGVMFTLLVRSSAVTIGIMLTLAFQDLIALPAAMPIIIGANIGTCGAALMAAWGGNQESIKVAWGHTIFKVLAGIAALIFIAPFIALVQRFGGDAARQIANAHTIFNVLASLLFLPWLKPFGKFLNRMIPMVSPEQKTFAPKYLDDRALETPSLAIGQVSQELLRMADLVRDMLVRSCEVLEKNDISLRNQLVADDDKVDLLEEAITPFVVKITQEDLSGDQSSRGVELLYIVNDIENIGDVISKNIMGHAAKKIEQHLAFSEEGLAEIRSLYRETLATLDLAIGALASGDLELARNAHNRKDQVLALEKELYKKHLGRLQAGFKESRETSTMHLDLLSDFERINFHASQIGAALLGRAK, translated from the coding sequence GTGAGCCGGATCCCAAAAATACTGCTGTTGGGGCTGGCGGCAGGGCTTTTTTCGATGCCGCTGTGGGGGGCCGATCACCGCATCAGCAAGGCGGTGGACGCTCTGGGCAGCGATGTCTCCGGCGACCGCCAGGCGGTGACCATCGGGAAGCCGGCCGGCCATCCCCTGGTGGTCCAGATCACCGATGCCCGGGGCCGGCCGGTGGCCGGGGCCAGGGTGGTCTTCCTTCCGGTGGGGGAGGGCACCGCCCAGCTGGAACCCGATACGGCGGTCTCCGACCTCAAGGGCAATGCCATCTCCCGGATCGTACCCCAAAGGCAGCTGGGGAACATCTACGTTCAGGCGCAGCTGGCCGCCGACCCCAGAAAGGCGGTCACCTTTTCTTTCAACTCCTACCAGAACCACTGGTGGCTGATATCATTGCTGGGGGCCGTCGGCGGCCTGGTGCTCTTTCTGTTCGGCATCAGATTCTGCTCCCGGGGCCTGCAGAAGGCCGCCGGCACCAAACTGAAGCAGATGCTGTGGAGCCTGACCGACAACCGCTTTAAGGGCCTGGGGGTGGGGATACTGGTGACGGCCATCGTCCAGTCCTCCACCGCCACCACCGTGATGCTGGTATCCTTGACCAACGCCGGGTTGATATCCTTAAGCCAGGTGCTGGGTGTGATCCTGGGGGCCGATATCGGGACCACCATCACCGTTCAGCTGATCGCCTTCAAACTGTCCGACTACTGCCTGGCCCTGGTGGTGGCGGGATTCCTGGCCATGATGCTGGCCGGAAAGCGGCCCTGGAGATATTATCCCCAGATAGTGTTCGGCTTCGGCCTTATTTTCTTCGGCATGAAGCTGACCGCCGATTCGCTGCTCCCCCTGAAATCCATGCCCTGGTTCCTGGCCCTGTTCGCCGGGATGGGCTCCCTCCCGCTGCTGGGGGTGCTGATCGGGGTGATGTTCACCCTGCTGGTGAGATCCTCGGCCGTCACCATCGGGATAATGCTGACCCTGGCCTTCCAGGACCTGATAGCCCTGCCGGCCGCCATGCCCATAATCATCGGGGCCAACATCGGCACCTGCGGAGCGGCACTGATGGCGGCCTGGGGCGGCAATCAGGAATCGATCAAGGTGGCCTGGGGCCACACCATCTTCAAGGTCCTGGCCGGGATCGCGGCCCTGATCTTCATCGCTCCTTTTATAGCCCTGGTCCAGAGGTTCGGGGGCGATGCCGCCAGGCAGATAGCCAATGCCCACACCATTTTCAACGTCCTGGCTTCGCTGCTGTTTCTGCCCTGGCTTAAGCCCTTCGGAAAATTCCTCAACCGGATGATCCCGATGGTCTCACCCGAGCAAAAAACATTTGCCCCGAAATATCTTGACGACCGGGCCCTGGAGACGCCATCGCTGGCCATCGGCCAAGTATCCCAGGAGCTGCTGAGGATGGCCGACCTGGTCAGGGATATGCTGGTCCGCTCCTGTGAGGTTCTGGAGAAGAACGATATCAGCCTGAGAAACCAGCTGGTGGCCGACGACGACAAGGTGGACCTGCTGGAGGAGGCCATAACCCCCTTCGTGGTGAAGATAACCCAGGAGGACCTCTCCGGCGACCAGTCCAGCCGCGGGGTGGAGCTGCTGTATATCGTCAATGATATCGAGAACATCGGCGATGTCATCAGCAAGAACATCATGGGACACGCCGCCAAGAAGATCGAACAGCACCTGGCCTTTTCCGAGGAAGGGCTGGCTGAGATCAGATCGCTCTACCGGGAAACCCTGGCCACCCTGGACCTGGCCATAGGGGCTTTGGCCTCCGGAGACCTGGAGCTGGCCAGAAATGCCCATAACCGCAAGGATCAGGTGCTGGCCCTGGAAAAGGAGCTGTACAAAAAGCACCTGGGAAGGCTGCAGGCGGGATTCAAGGAATCCCGGGAGACCAGCACCATGCACCTGGACCTGCTGAGCGATTTCGAACGGATAAATTTTCATGCCAGCCAGATAGGGGCCGCCCTGCTGGGCCGGGCCAAATAA
- a CDS encoding YbaB/EbfC family nucleoid-associated protein — MAKGMGDILKQAQMMQSKMESIQKELANKKVEASVGGGMVRVTADGQQNILDIKISPEIIKPEEAGMLQDLVLSGVQEAIKMSRDLAAKEMSALTGGLSLPGMF; from the coding sequence ATGGCCAAGGGAATGGGGGACATTTTAAAGCAGGCCCAGATGATGCAATCGAAGATGGAAAGCATCCAGAAAGAACTGGCGAACAAAAAGGTGGAGGCCTCGGTGGGCGGCGGCATGGTCAGGGTGACGGCCGACGGCCAGCAGAACATCCTGGACATAAAGATCTCCCCGGAGATCATCAAGCCCGAGGAAGCAGGCATGCTGCAGGACCTGGTCCTGAGCGGGGTGCAGGAGGCCATAAAAATGTCCCGCGACCTGGCGGCCAAAGAGATGTCCGCCCTGACCGGCGGCCTGAGCCTTCCGGGTATGTTTTAG
- a CDS encoding glycosyltransferase family 9 protein: MNPTIDCKDFNGYKPCRPGWLCQTCQEQKPRGKKILIINLDALGAVLMTTALLPAIKRQDPRSTIHWVTLPMAIPLLQNNPYIDRIWPYDFETVSILQAIKYDKIYSIDKAYRSDALAMLIQAEEKLGFALDQNGAITHFNPEAEYAYRLGIDDDLKFKKNQVTGIQFLAQALALDYQGEDYVLELTPEEKDWARQYRLDNGIGKNDIVIGFNTGCSDLFPNKKMTVEQHLELIGRIQNELPNARIMLLGGKAESQRNKEIKDRAGVLVINSPTDQGIRRGMVYVDACDLIITGDTSAMHMAIALKKYVVVWFGLSCASEIELFGRGEKIVADLDCSPCWKRSCDSLECVKDLDLGAIFKAAKKGYNHLKQSRI, translated from the coding sequence TTGAATCCCACCATAGACTGCAAGGATTTTAACGGCTACAAGCCCTGCCGGCCGGGCTGGCTGTGCCAGACCTGCCAGGAGCAAAAGCCCCGGGGCAAAAAGATACTGATCATCAACCTGGACGCCCTGGGCGCGGTGCTGATGACCACCGCCCTGCTGCCGGCCATCAAGCGCCAGGATCCCCGGAGCACCATCCACTGGGTGACCCTGCCGATGGCCATCCCATTATTGCAGAACAACCCCTACATCGACAGGATATGGCCCTACGATTTCGAGACCGTCAGCATCCTGCAGGCCATCAAATACGATAAGATCTACTCCATCGACAAGGCCTACAGGTCCGACGCCCTGGCCATGCTGATTCAGGCTGAAGAGAAACTGGGCTTCGCCCTGGATCAGAACGGGGCCATCACCCATTTCAACCCCGAGGCCGAATACGCCTACCGCCTGGGGATAGACGACGACCTGAAGTTCAAGAAGAACCAGGTGACAGGGATACAATTCCTGGCCCAGGCACTGGCGCTGGATTACCAGGGCGAGGATTACGTGCTGGAGCTGACCCCGGAGGAGAAGGACTGGGCCCGGCAATATAGGCTGGACAACGGGATCGGGAAGAACGATATCGTCATCGGCTTCAACACCGGTTGCTCCGACCTGTTTCCCAACAAGAAGATGACCGTCGAACAGCATCTGGAGCTGATCGGCCGGATCCAGAACGAGCTGCCCAATGCCCGGATAATGCTGCTGGGCGGCAAGGCCGAGAGCCAGCGCAACAAGGAGATCAAGGATCGGGCCGGGGTCTTGGTCATCAACAGCCCCACCGACCAGGGCATCCGCCGGGGCATGGTCTACGTGGACGCCTGCGATCTTATCATCACCGGGGACACCTCGGCCATGCACATGGCCATCGCCCTGAAGAAATACGTGGTGGTGTGGTTCGGGCTGTCCTGCGCCAGCGAGATAGAACTGTTCGGCCGGGGGGAGAAGATCGTGGCCGACCTGGACTGCAGCCCCTGCTGGAAGAGATCCTGCGACAGCCTGGAATGCGTAAAAGATCTGGACCTGGGGGCCATTTTCAAGGCGGCCAAGAAGGGGTATAATCATCTTAAACAATCCAGGATTTAA
- a CDS encoding SPOR domain-containing protein, with translation MKFKHLSIVLILAALAGCSAQKPAVQEPVKEPVVQEPAKEPFTEVTPAAPAPEAPEGQYVGSKGAVQSVWGWRVQIFASATLENARKVAEDARWKFGDQQIYVSEAEPYYKVQVGNNLTRQDADNLKSRARALGYKGVFVIEVNLAQ, from the coding sequence ATGAAGTTCAAACATTTATCAATTGTCCTGATCCTGGCGGCGCTGGCAGGATGCTCCGCCCAAAAACCAGCGGTCCAGGAGCCGGTCAAGGAACCGGTGGTGCAGGAGCCGGCCAAAGAGCCGTTCACCGAGGTCACCCCAGCCGCACCGGCCCCGGAGGCCCCGGAGGGCCAGTATGTTGGCAGCAAGGGGGCGGTCCAGAGCGTCTGGGGTTGGAGGGTCCAGATATTCGCCTCGGCCACCCTGGAGAACGCCCGCAAGGTGGCCGAGGACGCCCGATGGAAGTTCGGCGACCAGCAGATCTACGTCTCCGAGGCCGAACCCTATTACAAGGTCCAGGTGGGAAACAACCTTACCCGCCAGGATGCCGATAATCTCAAGAGCCGGGCCAGGGCCCTGGGATATAAGGGGGTCTTTGTGATTGAGGTCAACCTGGCCCAGTGA
- the dnaX gene encoding DNA polymerase III subunit gamma/tau — protein sequence MSYLVLARKWRPQNFEQIVGQEHVTTTLRNAIRTKRTAHAYIFAGARGVGKTTTARILAKALNCAQGPTETPCNQCTSCLEITGSRSMDVLEIDGASNRGIDQIRDLRENVKYTPTQGKYKIYIIDEVHMLTKEAFNALLKTLEEPPAHVVFVFATTEVHKVPITILSRCQRFDFRRIQLNEIVAHLKKMLSGEEVRADDECLYIVAKKAEGSMRDSISLMDQLIAFSGNDIKADDARQVLGLVDEEMYFKTLELVRAHDKSGILSLVDQVAVGGYDLQEFILGWLAHLRKLLLIAAGSGRTAAGEMTPEEVDKYTKQAAGLDDRDILRMANILIEAEATMKRSSQARLILEMACLRLCNMDSTVRLEEVIKLLDQGGGDPDKEEAPAAKPVKSAKLDVSPVKEEPAEYTAPPQPVSRDFESLWQSLITAVQERHMTAGTCLASARPVGVSDGSLILSFGPQANFHKKSLEDKIYQELIQEETLKLWGQKLKVVCQVEKSPASPTPQVKEAPQRLSRQDEIDRRKSEVMESPQLKSFMDAVDGEVV from the coding sequence ATGTCCTACCTTGTATTAGCCCGCAAGTGGCGGCCCCAGAACTTCGAGCAGATCGTGGGTCAGGAGCACGTTACCACCACCCTGCGCAACGCCATCCGCACCAAGCGCACCGCCCACGCCTACATCTTCGCCGGGGCCCGGGGGGTGGGCAAGACCACCACCGCCCGCATCCTGGCCAAGGCCCTCAACTGCGCCCAGGGGCCCACCGAGACCCCCTGCAACCAGTGCACCTCCTGCCTGGAGATCACCGGCTCGCGCAGCATGGACGTGCTGGAGATAGACGGCGCCTCCAACCGCGGCATCGACCAGATCCGCGACCTGCGGGAGAACGTCAAATACACCCCCACCCAGGGCAAGTACAAGATCTACATCATCGACGAGGTCCACATGCTGACCAAGGAGGCCTTCAACGCCCTGCTGAAGACCCTGGAGGAGCCGCCGGCCCACGTGGTCTTCGTCTTCGCCACCACCGAGGTGCACAAGGTGCCCATCACCATCCTGTCCCGCTGCCAGCGCTTCGATTTCCGCCGCATCCAGCTGAACGAGATAGTGGCCCATCTCAAGAAGATGCTGTCCGGCGAGGAGGTCAGGGCCGATGACGAGTGCCTGTATATCGTGGCCAAGAAGGCCGAGGGCTCCATGCGCGATTCCATCAGCCTGATGGACCAGCTGATCGCCTTCAGCGGCAACGACATCAAGGCCGATGACGCCCGGCAGGTGCTGGGCCTGGTGGACGAGGAGATGTATTTCAAGACCCTGGAGCTGGTGCGGGCCCACGACAAGTCGGGCATCCTGTCGCTGGTCGATCAGGTGGCCGTCGGCGGCTACGACCTGCAGGAATTCATCCTGGGATGGCTGGCCCACCTGCGCAAGCTGCTGCTGATAGCCGCCGGCTCCGGCCGGACCGCGGCCGGGGAGATGACCCCCGAGGAAGTGGATAAGTATACCAAACAAGCCGCAGGCTTGGATGACCGGGATATATTGCGGATGGCCAACATTCTGATCGAGGCCGAGGCCACCATGAAGCGCAGTTCCCAGGCCCGGCTGATACTGGAGATGGCCTGCCTGCGCCTCTGCAACATGGATTCCACCGTCCGGCTGGAGGAAGTGATAAAACTGCTGGACCAGGGCGGGGGCGATCCGGATAAAGAGGAAGCCCCGGCCGCAAAGCCGGTCAAATCAGCCAAGCTGGATGTCAGCCCGGTAAAGGAGGAACCGGCCGAATACACCGCTCCACCGCAGCCGGTGAGCCGGGATTTCGAATCATTGTGGCAGAGCCTGATAACAGCGGTCCAGGAGCGGCACATGACCGCCGGGACCTGCCTGGCCTCGGCCCGCCCGGTGGGGGTCAGCGACGGAAGTCTTATCCTGAGCTTCGGCCCGCAGGCCAACTTCCACAAGAAATCGCTGGAGGACAAGATCTACCAGGAGCTGATCCAGGAGGAGACCCTGAAATTATGGGGTCAGAAGCTCAAGGTGGTCTGCCAGGTCGAAAAAAGCCCGGCCTCCCCGACGCCGCAGGTCAAGGAGGCCCCCCAGCGCCTGAGCCGGCAGGATGAGATAGACCGCCGCAAGAGCGAGGTCATGGAGTCGCCCCAGCTGAAAAGCTTTATGGACGCGGTGGACGGCGAAGTGGTGTAG
- a CDS encoding PorV/PorQ family protein, translated as MIKKIIIVTSFILAAALPVRAEDSGFFFLRVPVKALPASLGEATVAMGGDASCILYNPGALPYCNAQKISAGYVNYIAGIQIGNITYIHPLRERSTAGLSLSYLNSGDIKQTTLLDPTGAGLGDFSYSSFVLQASYGRELLKDFYAGASLKGIYDRTLDYSAAGGAVDLGCIYQLDPATVAQKIFMAKKKRNYGTSLKLGLSVNNLGMAAKAFVATKEKMPLTVRAGMEYRPFSDRLVILLAGNKAVDNHFKMNFGTELNFVKHLSLRLGYNGSLGNIQNGSDLDDFAGLGAGFGIRYKKYSIDYAYTPFPGLGHPMRLDLSLEI; from the coding sequence ATGATCAAAAAGATCATCATAGTGACAAGCTTTATTTTGGCCGCCGCCCTGCCGGTCCGGGCCGAGGACAGCGGGTTCTTTTTCCTGCGGGTGCCGGTCAAGGCCCTGCCGGCCTCGCTGGGCGAGGCCACCGTGGCCATGGGGGGCGACGCCTCATGCATTTTGTACAATCCGGGGGCCCTGCCCTACTGCAATGCCCAAAAGATCTCGGCCGGATATGTCAATTACATCGCCGGCATCCAGATCGGCAATATAACCTATATCCATCCCTTAAGGGAGAGATCCACCGCCGGACTGTCATTGTCCTACCTGAACAGCGGGGATATCAAACAGACCACCCTTTTGGATCCCACCGGAGCCGGACTGGGAGATTTCAGCTACTCGTCCTTTGTCCTCCAGGCCAGTTATGGCCGGGAGCTGCTTAAGGATTTTTACGCCGGCGCCAGCCTCAAGGGCATCTACGACCGGACCCTGGATTATTCGGCGGCCGGCGGGGCGGTCGACCTGGGCTGCATCTACCAGCTGGACCCGGCCACGGTGGCCCAAAAGATTTTTATGGCCAAAAAGAAACGGAACTACGGGACCAGCCTGAAGCTGGGGTTGTCGGTCAACAACCTCGGAATGGCGGCCAAGGCTTTCGTCGCCACCAAGGAGAAGATGCCTTTGACGGTGCGGGCCGGAATGGAGTACCGGCCGTTCTCCGACCGGCTGGTCATTTTGCTGGCCGGCAACAAGGCCGTTGACAATCACTTTAAAATGAATTTCGGCACGGAGCTGAACTTTGTGAAACATCTGTCCCTCAGGCTGGGATACAACGGGAGCCTGGGGAACATCCAGAACGGGTCGGATCTGGACGACTTTGCCGGCCTGGGCGCCGGCTTCGGCATCAGATACAAAAAATATTCCATAGACTATGCCTATACGCCCTTCCCCGGCCTGGGCCATCCCATGAGGCTGGATCTGTCGCTGGAGATCTAG
- the recR gene encoding recombination mediator RecR — MHYGSEILSRTIDELMKLPGIGRKTAQRLAFYLLKSSQEDAVALANAIVELKEKVRFCAQCYNASEQELCTICRDVKREPALICVVEETNDLLAIERTSEFRGLYHVLQGHLSPLDGIGPDDLRIRELIQRLERTEVREMIIATNPNAEGEATALYLMKLVKPLGIKVTRIARGLPVGSDLEFSDEVTLSRALTGRQEM; from the coding sequence ATGCATTACGGATCGGAAATACTGTCGCGCACCATAGACGAGCTGATGAAGCTTCCCGGCATCGGGCGGAAGACCGCCCAGCGCCTGGCCTTCTATCTGCTTAAGTCCAGCCAGGAAGACGCGGTGGCCCTGGCCAACGCCATCGTGGAGCTGAAAGAGAAGGTCCGTTTCTGCGCCCAGTGCTACAACGCCTCGGAGCAGGAACTGTGCACCATTTGCCGGGACGTCAAGCGGGAGCCGGCCCTGATCTGCGTGGTGGAGGAGACCAATGACCTGCTGGCCATCGAGCGGACCTCGGAGTTCCGGGGGCTGTACCACGTCCTCCAGGGGCACCTGTCGCCCCTGGACGGCATCGGCCCGGACGACCTGCGGATAAGGGAGCTGATACAGCGGCTGGAGAGGACCGAGGTCAGGGAGATGATCATCGCCACCAACCCCAACGCCGAGGGCGAGGCCACCGCTCTGTATCTGATGAAGCTGGTCAAACCCTTGGGGATCAAAGTGACCCGGATCGCCCGGGGGCTGCCGGTTGGCAGCGATCTGGAGTTCTCCGACGAGGTGACCTTGAGCCGGGCCCTGACCGGCCGGCAGGAGATGTGA
- a CDS encoding glycosyltransferase family 9 protein, which produces MSDRTYKNILLVRTDRIGDVVLSLPAAALLKDLYPGCRITFLAREYTAPLIALSRSVDEVINDDPALSARGLAKILTAHAFDAAIVLHPTGRLAWALRLAGIPVRIGTAYRWYSLLFNRRVKQHRKFSLKHELEHNLDLVRTGLGLSSGEGKEYLPELVIPPDLKEQTARKLSGILDINRPFMAIHPGSGGSARDWPLQKFAELIDKIKISNLKAQNSNIVVTLGPGEEHLKEKLQAHLTTQPAWVAGLSLPELAAFLSQAELLIANSTGPLHIATAVKTRVIGLYCPMIPCHPKRWGPYGPGHETLVPPVELCRKCLGRKCPQYDCMEKITVDEVYSKINPVIDRKR; this is translated from the coding sequence TTGTCTGATAGAACATATAAAAACATACTGCTGGTAAGGACCGACCGGATCGGGGACGTGGTCCTGTCGCTGCCCGCCGCCGCTCTTTTAAAGGATCTTTATCCCGGCTGCCGGATAACCTTTCTGGCCCGGGAATATACCGCCCCGCTGATCGCGCTCTCAAGATCGGTCGATGAGGTGATCAATGACGATCCAGCCTTAAGCGCCCGGGGATTGGCCAAGATCCTCACGGCCCATGCTTTCGATGCGGCCATAGTGCTGCACCCCACCGGCCGGCTGGCCTGGGCCCTGCGGCTGGCCGGGATCCCGGTCAGGATCGGCACGGCCTACCGGTGGTACAGCCTGCTGTTCAATCGCCGGGTGAAACAGCACCGCAAATTCAGCCTGAAGCACGAGCTGGAGCATAATCTGGACCTGGTGAGAACCGGGCTGGGCTTGTCTTCCGGTGAGGGCAAAGAATATCTGCCGGAACTGGTCATCCCGCCGGACCTGAAGGAGCAGACGGCCAGGAAACTGTCCGGGATCCTCGACATCAACCGGCCGTTCATGGCCATACATCCCGGCAGCGGGGGGTCGGCCAGGGATTGGCCGCTCCAAAAGTTTGCCGAGCTTATTGATAAAATTAAAATTTCAAATCTCAAGGCTCAAAATTCAAATATAGTCGTTACCCTGGGGCCGGGGGAAGAACACCTCAAAGAAAAACTGCAGGCTCATCTTACGACCCAGCCAGCCTGGGTGGCGGGATTGTCCCTGCCGGAGCTGGCCGCCTTTCTGTCGCAGGCCGAATTGCTCATCGCCAACAGCACCGGGCCTCTCCATATTGCCACGGCGGTGAAGACCAGGGTGATCGGCCTCTACTGCCCGATGATCCCCTGCCATCCCAAACGCTGGGGGCCTTACGGCCCGGGGCATGAGACCCTGGTCCCGCCGGTTGAACTCTGCCGAAAATGCCTGGGCCGGAAATGCCCCCAATATGATTGCATGGAGAAGATAACGGTTGACGAGGTCTATTCGAAAATAAACCCGGTCATTGACCGAAAACGATAA
- a CDS encoding mannose-1-phosphate guanylyltransferase — translation MSNIYAVVLAGGKGERFWPKSRENKPKQLLALAGQNSMLQETLDRVEPLTSRERQWVVTSADLIDPIRQSGIREVRLIGEPMGRNTAPAIAVAAAEVFKEDPSGVMMVLPSDHHIGDLEMFRQVLLQGVELAEEGFLVTIGLKPDRPETGYGYIERGEVLPNCRIPCFMVKSFREKPDTETARRFYRSGYFYWNGGIFIWRAAAILQSFKQHMPKLHGQLMEWQAQGGLAAGPEKFAEFYQAVEKISIDYGIMEKAGKVAVIKGDFGWDDLGSWEALERFHPRDDQGNIKLGQVEMLDCRDNIALCDEGLVAAVGVNDLIIVKSGNAVMVCPRAQAQEVRKLLEQVRANQELKDYL, via the coding sequence ATGAGCAACATCTATGCCGTGGTCCTGGCCGGGGGCAAGGGAGAGAGATTCTGGCCCAAAAGCCGGGAGAACAAACCCAAACAGCTGCTGGCCCTGGCCGGCCAGAACAGCATGCTGCAGGAGACCCTGGACCGGGTGGAGCCGCTGACCAGCCGGGAGCGGCAGTGGGTGGTGACCAGCGCCGACCTGATCGATCCCATCAGGCAGAGCGGGATAAGGGAGGTCAGGCTGATCGGCGAGCCGATGGGGCGCAACACCGCCCCGGCCATCGCGGTGGCGGCGGCCGAGGTCTTCAAAGAAGACCCCTCCGGGGTGATGATGGTGCTGCCCTCGGACCACCACATAGGGGACCTGGAGATGTTCCGCCAGGTGCTGCTGCAGGGGGTGGAGCTGGCTGAAGAGGGCTTCCTGGTCACCATCGGGCTCAAGCCCGACCGGCCAGAGACCGGCTACGGATACATCGAACGGGGGGAGGTGCTGCCGAATTGCCGCATCCCCTGCTTCATGGTCAAAAGCTTCCGGGAGAAGCCGGATACCGAGACCGCCCGGAGATTCTACCGCAGCGGATATTTTTACTGGAACGGCGGGATCTTCATCTGGAGGGCGGCCGCCATCCTGCAGAGCTTCAAACAGCACATGCCCAAACTCCACGGGCAGCTGATGGAGTGGCAGGCCCAGGGCGGCCTGGCGGCCGGCCCGGAGAAGTTCGCCGAGTTCTACCAGGCGGTGGAGAAGATATCCATCGACTACGGTATCATGGAAAAGGCCGGCAAGGTGGCGGTGATCAAGGGCGACTTCGGCTGGGACGACCTGGGATCGTGGGAGGCCCTGGAGAGGTTCCATCCCCGGGATGATCAGGGCAACATAAAACTGGGCCAGGTGGAGATGCTGGATTGCCGGGACAATATCGCCCTGTGCGATGAGGGCCTGGTGGCGGCGGTGGGGGTCAACGACCTGATCATCGTCAAATCGGGGAACGCGGTGATGGTCTGCCCCCGGGCCCAGGCCCAGGAGGTGAGGAAACTGCTGGAGCAGGTAAGGGCCAACCAGGAACTTAAGGATTATCTATAA
- a CDS encoding DUF3108 domain-containing protein, with protein MRSSKGIGTLLCLITSLGLSNIAWAGLPVADTLRSTITGKKLKRGEKMTFSIEWKGAGITFIKAGTSYMRVDSELTWARERRAYHIVNETWSNPTFSFFYRVHDRIESFVDHEKLYSLRYQKMLNEGGYHHQESVEFDQEKRKAVYSTGQEVDLFPEAKDILISLYWARLFPLEVGKSIYIDNHTDKKNYPLEVKVYKKEKIKTIFGKVECLLVEPVLRTAGLFENQGRLLVWLTNDERKIPVLMKSKILIGSINAVLKEYSPGITEK; from the coding sequence ATGAGATCATCAAAAGGCATTGGTACTTTACTCTGTTTGATAACGTCCCTGGGCCTGTCAAATATAGCCTGGGCAGGCCTGCCGGTGGCGGATACCCTGAGATCCACCATCACCGGGAAAAAACTCAAGCGCGGCGAGAAGATGACCTTTTCCATCGAATGGAAGGGGGCCGGCATAACCTTCATCAAGGCCGGCACCTCATACATGAGGGTGGACAGCGAGCTGACCTGGGCCCGGGAGCGGAGGGCCTATCACATCGTCAACGAGACCTGGTCCAATCCCACCTTCTCGTTCTTCTACCGGGTGCACGACCGGATAGAATCGTTCGTGGACCATGAGAAGCTGTACTCCCTGCGTTACCAGAAGATGCTCAACGAGGGCGGCTATCACCATCAGGAATCGGTGGAGTTCGACCAGGAGAAAAGAAAGGCCGTTTACAGCACCGGCCAGGAGGTGGATCTGTTCCCGGAGGCCAAGGACATACTGATCTCCCTGTACTGGGCCCGGCTTTTCCCGCTGGAGGTGGGGAAGTCGATCTACATAGACAACCACACCGACAAGAAGAATTATCCCCTGGAGGTCAAGGTCTACAAAAAGGAGAAGATCAAGACCATCTTCGGCAAGGTGGAGTGCCTGCTGGTGGAGCCGGTCCTGAGGACCGCGGGGCTGTTCGAGAACCAGGGCCGGCTGCTGGTGTGGCTGACCAATGACGAGCGGAAGATCCCGGTGCTGATGAAGAGCAAGATCCTGATCGGCTCCATCAACGCGGTGCTCAAGGAATACAGTCCCGGCATCACCGAAAAATAA
- a CDS encoding late competence development ComFB family protein, with amino-acid sequence MAKLTNYTEKLVKEELKNVLLARGDLCHCRTCQLDIMAFALNKLPPHYVASEGGHIHTMVNMSTSQLKVQVIAALVNAIGAVAKHPRHNSKKGLNTVSRQ; translated from the coding sequence ATGGCAAAGCTCACCAACTATACCGAAAAGCTGGTAAAAGAGGAGCTGAAAAATGTATTGCTGGCCCGGGGAGACCTTTGCCACTGCCGCACCTGCCAGCTGGATATAATGGCCTTCGCCCTTAATAAACTACCGCCCCACTATGTGGCCAGCGAGGGGGGGCATATACATACCATGGTCAATATGTCCACCTCCCAGTTGAAGGTGCAGGTCATTGCCGCCCTGGTCAACGCCATAGGCGCCGTGGCCAAGCATCCCCGCCACAACAGCAAGAAAGGGCTTAATACCGTATCCCGGCAGTAA